A single genomic interval of Rhodopseudomonas palustris harbors:
- a CDS encoding bifunctional ADP-dependent NAD(P)H-hydrate dehydratase/NAD(P)H-hydrate epimerase — translation MELLTPAEMDRADLLTIAGGSSGFALMLHAGRHVAQAAIEMADEGPILVIAGPGNNGGDGLIAATELVALGRTVHVMLLGEREALKGDAALAAREWRGPLLPFLTQSIGAPALIIDALFGSGLNRPVKDQALEVIEAVNHSGVPVLAVDLPSGINGATGAVMGAAIRARETVTFFRRKIGHLLLPGRLHCGQVRLVDIGIEPGVLGEIRPQAFENDPDLWLPDFPVPRADGHKYGRGHAVVVSGELSQTGAARLAARGALRAGAGLVTVASPRDALAVNAAALTAVMVRPVDTPDELGTMLADRRFNAIGIGPGAGIGEETRGKVLAALAAGAAVVLDADALTSFAGHPDELFEAIKSASSPQVVLTPHEGEFPRLFSDMSNKNPLRSKLERVRVAAQRSGAVVLLKGADTVVASPDGRAAIAANAPPWLATAGSGDVLTGIITGLLAQRVPAFEAACIGVWMHGEAACEAGPGLIAEDLTETMPAVHRRLYDALGIEY, via the coding sequence GGACGAGGGTCCGATCCTGGTGATCGCGGGCCCCGGCAATAACGGCGGCGACGGGCTGATCGCCGCGACCGAATTAGTTGCACTCGGCCGCACCGTGCACGTGATGCTGCTCGGCGAGCGCGAGGCACTGAAGGGCGATGCGGCGCTTGCGGCGCGGGAGTGGAGGGGGCCGCTGCTGCCGTTCCTGACCCAGTCGATCGGGGCGCCCGCGCTGATCATCGATGCGCTGTTCGGCTCCGGCCTCAACCGGCCGGTCAAGGATCAGGCGCTCGAGGTGATCGAGGCCGTGAACCACAGCGGCGTGCCGGTGCTGGCGGTCGATCTGCCGAGCGGCATCAACGGCGCCACCGGCGCCGTGATGGGCGCGGCGATCCGGGCGCGCGAAACAGTTACCTTCTTCCGCCGCAAGATCGGTCACCTGCTGCTGCCCGGCCGGCTGCATTGCGGTCAGGTCCGCCTCGTCGACATCGGCATCGAGCCCGGGGTGCTGGGCGAAATCCGTCCGCAGGCATTCGAAAATGACCCCGATCTATGGCTGCCGGACTTCCCGGTGCCGCGCGCCGACGGCCACAAATACGGCCGCGGCCACGCGGTGGTGGTGTCGGGCGAGCTGTCCCAAACCGGGGCGGCGCGGCTGGCCGCCCGCGGCGCCCTCCGCGCCGGCGCGGGGCTCGTGACTGTGGCATCGCCCCGCGACGCGCTGGCCGTGAATGCGGCGGCTCTCACGGCGGTGATGGTGCGGCCGGTCGATACGCCGGACGAACTTGGCACGATGCTGGCCGACCGCCGCTTCAACGCCATCGGCATCGGGCCGGGCGCCGGGATCGGTGAGGAGACCCGGGGCAAGGTGCTGGCGGCGCTGGCCGCTGGCGCCGCGGTGGTGCTCGATGCTGACGCGCTGACCAGCTTCGCCGGACATCCGGACGAGCTGTTCGAGGCGATCAAATCGGCCAGCAGTCCGCAGGTCGTGCTGACCCCGCACGAAGGCGAATTTCCGCGCCTGTTCAGCGATATGAGCAACAAAAATCCACTTCGCTCGAAGCTTGAACGGGTGCGCGTAGCGGCGCAGCGTTCCGGCGCCGTGGTGCTGCTCAAGGGCGCCGATACGGTGGTGGCGTCGCCGGACGGCCGTGCGGCGATCGCCGCCAATGCGCCGCCGTGGCTGGCGACCGCCGGCTCCGGCGATGTGCTCACCGGGATCATCACCGGCCTGCTGGCGCAGCGCGTGCCGGCGTTCGAAGCCGCCTGCATCGGCGTGTGGATGCACGGCGAGGCGGCCTGCGAGGCCGGCCCCGGTCTGATCGCCGAGGATCTGACCGAGACGATGCCGGCGGTGCATCGCCGGCTCTATGACGCGCTCGGGATCGAGTACTGA
- a CDS encoding multicopper oxidase family protein, whose translation MTDQPPALSRRSVLAGLGAATIAPALPIQAAAAPARKTLVLRAAIGSAVLKPGAAAVARPILSLEGPPLMRGDEVAVQFDNKLAEPALLTLRGLGGAGAAEPLVKMQPVPPGGSDSFLLTLRSAGTLLADLRLAADAGPAPMPALPLIVTESEPPQADGDQVVLIEDYRLGDDGKPRPAGVDAGATPWLYTVNGKPSAEFAVRTNGRFRFRFINACQRNVIALKIEDHNVWVMALDSQPAEPFLARGGALVIAPGGRVDALIDTPKAAGSRAAITLHDGGKPTELGKLVYGGDPPLRPAPLPQPAPLPANGLPTQLPLGSALRAELLLGALVNAQLDWFAPDKFNPAAGPAFQVKRGRTVVLALTNHATMPMVFHLHGHHFRLLDRLDDGWKPFWLDTLAIDAGQTQRIAFAAEYPGLWLIESYAAKWSEPRLVRSYLVT comes from the coding sequence ATGACCGATCAGCCGCCTGCCCTGTCCCGCCGCTCCGTGCTCGCCGGCCTTGGCGCCGCGACGATTGCGCCAGCGCTGCCAATCCAGGCGGCGGCTGCCCCGGCGCGCAAGACGCTGGTGCTCCGCGCCGCCATAGGCTCGGCCGTGTTGAAGCCGGGCGCGGCTGCGGTTGCGCGGCCGATCTTGAGCCTCGAAGGCCCGCCGCTGATGCGCGGCGACGAGGTCGCGGTTCAATTCGACAACAAGCTGGCCGAGCCGGCCCTGCTGACGCTGCGCGGCCTCGGCGGCGCGGGTGCAGCCGAGCCACTGGTGAAGATGCAGCCGGTCCCGCCCGGCGGCAGCGACAGCTTCCTGCTGACCTTGCGCTCCGCCGGCACCCTGCTCGCCGACCTGCGGCTTGCCGCCGACGCCGGACCGGCGCCGATGCCGGCGCTGCCGCTGATCGTCACCGAGTCCGAGCCGCCGCAAGCGGACGGTGATCAGGTGGTGCTGATTGAAGACTATCGTCTTGGCGACGACGGCAAGCCGCGCCCGGCCGGCGTCGATGCCGGCGCGACGCCGTGGCTCTACACAGTCAACGGCAAGCCCTCGGCAGAGTTCGCCGTCCGGACCAATGGCCGATTTAGATTCCGCTTCATCAACGCCTGCCAACGCAATGTGATCGCGCTCAAAATCGAAGATCACAACGTCTGGGTGATGGCCCTCGACAGTCAGCCGGCGGAGCCGTTCCTGGCGCGCGGCGGCGCGCTGGTGATCGCGCCGGGCGGCCGGGTCGATGCGCTGATCGACACCCCGAAAGCCGCCGGATCGCGGGCGGCGATTACCCTGCACGATGGCGGCAAGCCGACCGAGCTCGGCAAGCTGGTCTATGGCGGTGATCCGCCGCTCCGTCCGGCGCCGCTGCCGCAGCCGGCGCCGCTGCCGGCCAACGGCCTGCCTACCCAGCTTCCGCTCGGCAGCGCCCTCCGCGCCGAGCTGCTGCTCGGCGCCCTGGTCAATGCACAGCTCGATTGGTTTGCGCCGGACAAGTTCAACCCGGCGGCCGGACCGGCGTTTCAGGTCAAGCGCGGCCGCACCGTGGTGCTGGCGCTAACCAACCACGCCACCATGCCGATGGTGTTCCACCTGCATGGCCATCACTTCCGGCTGCTCGATCGGCTCGACGACGGCTGGAAGCCGTTCTGGCTCGACACGCTGGCGATCGACGCCGGCCAGACCCAGCGCATCGCCTTCGCAGCCGAGTATCCGGGGCTTTGGCTGATCGAGTCCTATGCGGCGAAATGGTCGGAGCCGCGGCTGGTGCGGAGCTATCTCGTCACCTGA